From the Oryza glaberrima chromosome 5, OglaRS2, whole genome shotgun sequence genome, one window contains:
- the LOC127772641 gene encoding protein OCTOPUS-like, with protein sequence MTLQMEPPPPPPRRSVSTSCDLHPGETFTGFCAACLRERLAGLEASTAAAAAAPGRRSTSAIRSLFSRPFVAAGGGGGGGGGAVPSGSGAVVPDLRRCKSFSCGRGGDVLAGGCGDEPQRRSCDVRGRSTLWALFHQDDRERVRDGTAFGAFPASSSAAAAALASEVQPQPPPPPPPCVPEVFLEEEIAMAEESDEITPVVEPILVVDTSGEMETEANGGREAKAMKDHIDLECSQAKKPQPKDLKEIAGSFWLAASVFSKKWQKWRRKQKLKKQDAAGSKAAAAAMPPPEKPSKPSFLRRSRLRGEACSEFAGGRRSCDTDPRFSLDAGRMSVDDVGFSWDEPRASWDGYLFGAGTGIGLGRAPPPLSRLPPILSAMEDSPAGIVERSDGQIPVEDDSQPEPDPDADTPGGSVQTRDYYDTSSSSRRRRSLERTSSVRRPSFEVTDAKPVLPAAAAITSVKDSPLIGSSEFYHFQHAEDLLEHHRFSTSSLIEDFPMSLDAAFPGPDKKPRRWRKAWSLWGLIHRRAAGRRGGASDVADRAFSEPWPELRVRGCNARMQRCNSNASARSSFSSNSGGLGSSRRSYVDGNGNVVKRRREECALERNRSARYSPGHADNGMLRFYLTPMRSASGRRAPGLPAKGGRQLRSQSFARSMLRLY encoded by the coding sequence ATGACACTGCAgatggagccgccgccgccgccgccgaggcggtcGGTGTCGACGAGCTGCGACCTGCACCCGGGGGAGACGTTCACGGGCTTCTGCGCCGCGTGCCTCCGCGAGCGCctcgcggggctcgaggcgtccaccgccgccgcggccgccgcgccgggccGCAGGTCCACCTCCGCCATCCGCTCGCTCTTCTCCAGGCcattcgtcgccgccggcggtggcggcggcggcggcggcggcgcggtcccGTCGGGCTCCGGCGCCGTGGTCCCGGACCTCCGACGATGCAAGTCGTTCTcctgcggccgcggcggcgacgtgctcgCCGGTGGCTGCGGGGACGAGCCGCAGCGGCGGTCGTGCGACGTGCGCGGGAGGAGCACGCTCTGGGCGCTGTTCCACCAGGACGACCGCGAGCGCGTCCGCGACGGCACGGCGTTCGGGGCGTTCCCGGCCTCGTCCTcagccgcggcagcggcgctcgCCTCTGAAGTACaacctcagccgccgccgccgccgccgccgtgcgttCCTGAGGTGTTCCTGGAGGAGGAGATAGCTATGGCTGAGGAGTCTGACGAGATTACTCCAGTGGTGGAGCCAATCTTGGTGGTGGACACCTCCGGGGAGATGGAAACGGAAGCCAATGGTGGACGGGAGGCCAAGGCCATGAAGGACCACATAGATCTAGAGTGTTCGCAGGCCAAGAAGCCGCAGCCCAAGGACCTGAAGGAAATCGCCGGGAGCTTCTGGCTCGCCGCCTCGGTGTTCAGCAAGAAGTGGCAGAAGTGGAGACGAAAGCAGAAGCTCAAGAAGCAGGACGCCGCTGGCAGCAAGGCAGCAGCCGCAgcaatgccgccgccggagaagccCTCCAAGCCCTCGTTCCTCCGGCGGAGTCGCCTCCGTGGAGAAGCCTGCTCGGAGTTCGCCGGAGGTCGGCGTTCGTGCGACACTGACCCAAGGTTCTCCCTCGATGCCGGCCGAATGTCCGTCGACGATGTAGGCTTCTCCTGGGACGAGCCCCGCGCGTCGTGGGACGGCTACCTGttcggcgccggcaccggcatTGGCCTCGGCCGCGCGCCCCCGCCGCTCTCCCGCCTGCCGCCCATTCTCTCCGCGATGGAGGACTCCCCAGCCGGCATCGTCGAGCGTTCCGACGGCCAAATCCCGGTGGAGGACGACTCCCAGCCGGAGCCCGATCCCGACGCCGACACCCCGGGCGGCTCGGTGCAGACCCGAGACTATTACGAcacgtcgtcgtcaagccggaggcggcggagcctGGAGCGGACCAGCTCGGTGCGGAGGCCGTCATTCGAAGTCACCGACGCAAAGCCagtgctgccggcggcggccgccataaCAAGCGTCAAAGATTCGCCGCTAATTGGGAGCTCAGAGTTCTACCACTTCCAGCATGCCGAGGACCTGCTCGAACACCACCGGTTCAGCACCAGCTCCCTCATCGAAGACTTCCCCATGAGCCTGGACGCCGCGTTCCCGGGCCCCGACAAGAAGCCCCGGAGGTGGCGCAAGGCGTGGAGCCTCTGGGGCCTGAtacaccgccgcgccgccggccgcaggGGCGGCGCGTCCGACGTCGCGGACAGGGCCTTCTCGGAGCCGTGGCCGGAGCTGCGCGTCCGCGGGTGCAACGCCAGGATGCAGCGGTGCAACAGCAACGCCAGCGCGCGGAGCTCGTTCAGCAGCAACAGCGGCGGCCTCGGCAGCTCGAGGCGCAGCTACGtcgacggcaacggcaacgtcgtcaagcggcggcgggaggagtgCGCCCTGGAGCGCAACCGCAGCGCGCGCTACTCGCCGGGGCACGCTGACAACGGCATGCTGCGGTTCTACCTCACGCCGATGCGGAGCGCCAGCGGCCGGCGCGCCCCGGGGCTACCGGCCAAAGGCGGCCGGCAACTGAGGTCGCAATCGTTCGCGCGTAGCATGCTCCGGCTGTACTGA
- the LOC127774240 gene encoding pathogenesis-related protein 1A1-like, translating to MANFTLSSGSLWYELAYAEAKGRVHRGHRVWQTGFGSGFKCNSADWCTLRDVPPVSAFVTAASPMALLGGLDTGNCTAGVDFHKCSHFVFIVRLNFTRIGCALAECFNGGVFITCNYYKDEDQPAARPTYS from the exons ATGGCAAATTTCACGCTCAG CAGCGGCTCGCTCTGGTATGAGCTTGCCTACGCCGAGGCCAAGGGGCGCGTCCATCGCGGCCACCGTGTCTGGCAGACCGGCTTCGGCTCAGGCTTCAAGTGCAACAGTGCCGACTGGTGCACACTCCGCGACGTGCCGCCTGTGTCCGCCTTCGTCACGGCGGCGTCGCCCATGGCCTTGCTCGGCGGCTT GGACACTGGCAACTGCACTGCCGGCGTTGACTTCCACAAGTGCAGCCACTTCGTCTTCATAGTTAGGCTCAACTTCACCAGGATCGGCTGCGCCCTCGCCGAGTGCTTCAACGGCGGCGTCTTCATCACCTGCAACTACTACAAAGACGAGGACCAGCCGGCTGCCCGTCCTACCTACTCCTAG
- the LOC127773600 gene encoding probable anion transporter 2, chloroplastic has translation MASIRSCVSVKPAAAVSPVKYRSARVGAAGLEPRGLRISCSSSSSSLAAGGGDGCRDAGCASSSGRGSGVVGSVGDGWWGRRGGQRERAVAAMCSAGMEGVRHGAAAVASVPAASASALPERAKVVALVAAVMLLCNADRVVMSVAVVPFAAQYGWSSSFLGIVQSSFLWGYVFSSMVGGALADRYGGKKVMAGAAALWSLATFLTPWAASQSTIMLLAIRALFGLAEGVAFPTMSTFLPKWFPTHERATAVGISMGGFHLGNVISFLATPIIMSHIGLAGTFAFFASLGYLWLSVWLFNVESDPLDSRTISKSELQLILAGRSASKIQGSKFPSLREILSKIEMWAIIVANVVNNWGYFVLLSWMPVYFKTVYNVNLKQAAWFSAIPWAVMALSGYVAGASADFLIKSGFSVALVRKIMQSIGFIGPGVSLLCLRFAQTPSVAAVLMTIALSLSSFSQAGYFCNVQDIAPKYAGSLHGLTNGIGTVAAIVSTIGTGYFVQWLGSFQAFLTLTAVLYFSATVFYNTYATGDLIFD, from the exons atggCGTCGATCAGGTCGTGCGTGTCGgtgaagccggcggcggcggtgagcccgGTCAAGTACAGATCCGCGAGGGTCGGGGCGGCCGGGTTGGAGCCGAGAGGCCTGAGGATATCTtgctcttcgtcttcctcgtccTTGGCCGCAGGTGGTGGTGATGGGTGCAGGGATGCCGGGTGCGCCAGTAGCAGCGGCAGGGGCAGCGGTGTCGTTGGTTCGGTTGGCGATGgttggtgggggaggaggggcggGCAGCGGGAGCgggccgtcgccgccatgtGCAGCGCCGGCATGGAGGGGGTccggcacggcgccgccgccgtggccagcgtgccggcggcgtcggcgtcggcgttgcCGGAGCGGGCCAAGGTggtggcgctggtggcggcCGTGATGCTGCTCTGCAACGCCGACCGGGTCGTCAtgtccgtcgccgtcgtcccgttCGCCGCGCAGTACGGCTGGTCCAGCTCCTTCTTGGGCATCGTCCAG TCATCTTTTCTTTGGGGATATGTTTTCTCATCCATGGTTGGGGGAGCTTTGGCAGACCGATATGGAGGGAAGAAGGTGATGGCAGGTGCTGCTGCCCTCTGGTCCTTGGCCACTTTCCTCACTCCATGGGCTGCTTCTCAATCCACAATTATGTTGCTTGCCATACGTGCTCTCTTTGGCCTTGCGGAAGGTGTTGCATTTCCAACAATGAGCACTTTCTTACCAAA GTGGTTCCCAACACATGAACGTGCTACTGCTGTTGGCATTTCTATGGGAGGATTCCATCTTGGAAATGTCATAAGTTTCTTAGCAACACCGATCATCATGTCACATATAGGCCTCGCCGGGACATTTGCCTTCTTTGCATCACTTGGTTACTTGTGGCTTTCTGTATGGTTGTTCAATGTTGAAAGTGACCCTCTTGACAGTCGTACAATAAGCAAATCTGAGCTGCAATTAATCCTAGCCGGAAGAAGTGCATCAAAAATTCAGGGTAGCAAATTCCCATCCTTACGAGAAATTCTGTCGAAGATCGAAATGTGGGCCATCATTGTAGCTAATGTGGTCAACAACTGG GGCTATTTTGTACTACTATCATGGATGCCTGTCTACTTTAAAACG GTTTATAATGTCAACTTAAAACAAGCAGCATGGTTCAGTGCCATACCTTGGGCAGTCATGGCTCTGTCTGGTTACGTCGCAGGAGCTTCTGCAGATTTCCTGATCAAATCTGGTTTCTCTGTTGCATTAGTTCGGAAGATTATGCAG TCCATCGGTTTTATCGGGCCAGGCGTTTCACTGCTTTGCTTAAGATTTGCCCAGACGCCATCAGTTGCAGCAGTCCTCATGACCATCGCCCTGAGCTTGAGTTCCTTCAGTCAAGCTGGATACTTCTGTAATGTACAG GACATTGCTCCCAAATACGCTGGATCTCTGCACG GACTGACGAACGGCATCGGGACAGTGGCCGCCATAGTTAGCACCATAGGAACAGGCTACTTCGTGCAGTGGCTAGGATCCTTCCAGGCCTTCCTCACCCTCACGGCGGTGCTTTACTTCAGCGCCACCGTCTTCTACAACACCTACGCCACAGGCGACCTAATTTTTGACTGA
- the LOC127773601 gene encoding uncharacterized protein LOC127773601 isoform X1, giving the protein MATTRPARSDPHLPPEEAARVEAEVRGYFDSMAPRRPSKPPRSDPSDAGEGGAEADADADLPELRRLRDLEAKPQKLVLDGGDVNGEEYVETQYYNGLNCIDKQHHTTGTGFIKVERPNGSSFNVTTIAYSSDSIVRCTSNPATNDWIPSSETVIPVSNKPSRSDS; this is encoded by the exons ATGGcgacgacgcggccggcgcgcaGCGACCCGCACCtgccgccggaggaggcggcgcgggtggaGGCCGAGGTGCGGGGCTACTTCGACAGCATGGCCCCCAGGCGCCCTTCCAAGCCGCCGCGGAGCGACCCGTCGGACGCCGGGGAGGGTGGGGcggaggccgacgccgacgccgacctgcCGGAGCTTCGGAGGCTCCGCGACCTCGAGGCCAAACCCCAG AAGTTGGTGCTGGACGGTGGGGATGTGAACGGGGAGGAGTATGTGGAGACGCAATACTACAACGGGCTCAATTGCATCGACAAGCAACACCACACG ACTGGTACAGGGTTTATCAAAGTGGAAAGACCCAATGGTAGCTCCTTCAACGTGACAACCATTGCCTACTCATCTGACAGCATTGTCCGCTGCACGAGCAACCCTGCAACAAATGATTGGATACCATCCTCAGAGACG GTTATTCCAGTTTCAAACAAGCCTAGCAGGAGTGACTCCTGA
- the LOC127773601 gene encoding uncharacterized protein LOC127773601 isoform X2 encodes MATTRPARSDPHLPPEEAARVEAEVRGYFDSMAPRRPSKPPRSDPSDAGEGGAEADADADLPELRRLRDLEAKPQKLVLDGGDVNGEEYVETQYYNGLNCIDKQHHTTGTGFIKVERPNGSSFNVTTIAYSSDSIVRCTSNPATNDWIPSSETVWQ; translated from the exons ATGGcgacgacgcggccggcgcgcaGCGACCCGCACCtgccgccggaggaggcggcgcgggtggaGGCCGAGGTGCGGGGCTACTTCGACAGCATGGCCCCCAGGCGCCCTTCCAAGCCGCCGCGGAGCGACCCGTCGGACGCCGGGGAGGGTGGGGcggaggccgacgccgacgccgacctgcCGGAGCTTCGGAGGCTCCGCGACCTCGAGGCCAAACCCCAG AAGTTGGTGCTGGACGGTGGGGATGTGAACGGGGAGGAGTATGTGGAGACGCAATACTACAACGGGCTCAATTGCATCGACAAGCAACACCACACG ACTGGTACAGGGTTTATCAAAGTGGAAAGACCCAATGGTAGCTCCTTCAACGTGACAACCATTGCCTACTCATCTGACAGCATTGTCCGCTGCACGAGCAACCCTGCAACAAATGATTGGATACCATCCTCAGAGACGGTATGGCAGTAA